In Spodoptera frugiperda isolate SF20-4 chromosome 28, AGI-APGP_CSIRO_Sfru_2.0, whole genome shotgun sequence, one genomic interval encodes:
- the LOC118265583 gene encoding leucine-rich PPR motif-containing protein, mitochondrial, with protein sequence MSSLLRSTKFVRYFTGAARTLILNSAKTAETTTLINPKALCAANNVLMRDYATKKKESLEPLLQKLDTEVRRFGRITKKDIDEVFDEIKSKNDITSSQSLLVIRCCGELVPEELPEQRTLLVQKIWSVLIERGIPMDISHYNALLRVYIENEHQFSPAKFLEELERKGLQPNRVTYQRLMWRYCQEGDVEGATRVLEKMRELSMPVSEPVLNALVMGHAFHGDTDGAKAVLQTMAGAGLEPSNRTYTLLACGYAKKGDIDGVQEIIKTASDKETQLTDRDLLEVIEHLAVSGHGDKVDQVIPLLQKGIGYNQDVCNVILRLLNKGQEGIAKKIMKTMPKSTNIEDTPFKGAFFVKQLLKLNKPADEVIKTCKELQDEGLVPKALFIAAEGSLQLGQSELALKLFKELKQEGMEIRQHFYWPLLVQKAKENDEEGLLQILKEMSSNDFTVTGEALRDYVIPYLIKKDSPQNVLLKLQIANVPTIHAARNLMVDLLDSGDIKGAAEIALQYRPWGNYSLVARSLINAVNKTKDVESFAKILHAISSKPLSQGEEDVAANNEEGQSDENNDIHEVGRIVRSSAKSLAKPDLVEKLLRSVDSKGLRITTDTAESIEQFLGGNMTKDLSQLLTKLSTTEMELVPIESTRRPGGPRTTAQMENQLAQLKNKGVNNLSRIQKQLLVAYIKENNVSKVNSFLEELKQSNFELTTATLAQLFEFYCENDEVERALQCKKQLAEKEPGFVLNKFKLVQLAYAQIRANKFDEAVQTLENHKHDDNTTGFMINSKCWQMLNTLAEQKKGVEVKQMTKTLIDNKYIEPSNIILGPSIKVHLLQNDVDGALKEFENCCKQYRSTPWKGELMKSLIMKEDATKLQWLADLSTQIHGEVNILHDLVLAFVECGRLRQARRILETPGLQTRHRRLDDACQRYVEDGKSEYLEGLLEATKELSNVDRGNIFYHLLVTYCKADETDKALGLWTLLQEEGEIPSDQFLTHLGNHLIAKKREVPFVIPEGTSVATKKKKNQGDVVEKIVSRREPTKPTKNDVSTHIETLTKDGQYSQAIDVAMKSIEHGVVPKTSVLKFLLKSLADEGNVEKIQQLGKHVNDSLKRRVTYDDKLTMAVFNRGAGPQHIDNVLESVKAAKSEEELDNALRKYPRSSALATVVLDSELTEKCKQIADIAASKEKFLPANLLWMEFILNGREKEAEEIWSKWLCNAPVVVFRRLLQESHTRKEPEKIEKLIQILKSNKGLSLSSLGNAYSRLINFYITENKIDIAEEAFSAALKLGLKTEHMNKSTLKRLKTTVEESGRMFKYEI encoded by the exons ATGTCGTCGCTTTTAAGATCTACGAAATTTGTGCGATACTTCACTGGTGCGGCCCGTACGCTTATCCTAAACTCAGCCAAGACCGCTGAAACTACTACTTTAATCAATCCTAAAGCTTTATGTGCTGCCAATAA TGTGCTTATGAGAGATTATgcaacaaaaaagaaagaaagtctAGAACCATTGTTACAAAAATTGGACACTGAAGTTCGAAGATTTGGAAGAATCACCAAAAAGGATATTGACGAAGtatttgatgaaattaagtcgAAAAATGACATCACAAGCTCACAGTCACTCCTGGTCATTAGATGTTGTG gTGAGCTTGTACCAGAAGAGTTGCCAGAACAGAGAACTCTATTGGTCCAAAAAATATGGAGTGTGCTCATTGAAAGAGGAATTCCTATGGATATTTCTCACTATAATGCTTTACTACGAGTTTACATTGAAAATGAGCATCAATTCTCCCCGGCTAAATTCCTTGAAGAATTGGAGAGAAAAGGATTGCAACCCAACag GGTAACATACCAAAGGCTCATGTGGCGTTACTGCCAGGAGGGTGATGTTGAGGGAGCCACAAGAGTGTTAGAAAAGATGCGCGAACTAAGCATGCCTGTGTCAGAACCTGTACTGAATGCATTGGTAATGGGCCATGCGTTCCATGGTGATACTGATGGAGCTAAAGCAGTTTTGCAGACCATGGCAGGGGCTGGACTTGAACCCTCTAACCGTACATATACATTACTGGCATGTGGATATGCAAAGAAAGGTGACATAGACGGAGttcaagaaataataaaaactgcaaGTGATAAGGAAACACAACTTACTGACCGG GACCTATTGGAAGTCATTGAGCATTTAGCTGTAAGTGGACATGGAGATAAAGTGGACCAGGTGATCCCCCTCCTGCAAAAAGGTATAGGATACAATCAAGATGTATGTAATGTCATACTTAGACTGCTCAATAAGGGACAAGAAGGAATCGctaagaaaattatgaaaaccATGCCAAAATCTACCAATATAGAAGATACCCCATTTAAAGGCGCATTCTTTGTGAAGCAGTTGCTAAAACTTAACAAACCTGCTGATGAGGTTATTAAAACATGCAAGGAACTGCAGGATGAAGGGCTTGTACCAAAAGCTCTTTTCATTGCAGCTGAAGGTTCACTGCAACTTGGCCAATCAGAATTAGCATTGAAACTATTCAAAGAACTAAAACAAGAAGGAATGGAAATCAGGCAACATTTCTATTGGCCTTTGTTAGTTCAGAAGGCAAAGGAAAACGATGAAGAAGGCCTCTTgcaaattttaaaagaaatgagCAGCAATGACTTTACAGTTACTGGAGAAGCATTAAGAGATTATGTTATCCCTTACTTGATAAAAAAAGATTCTCCACAGAATGTCTTACTTAAACTTCAAATTGCAAATGTACCAACAATCCATGCTGCAAGAAATCTAATGGTCGATCTTTTGGATTCTGGAGACATAAAAGGCGCAGCGGAAATAGCTCTGCAATATAGACCTTGGGGCAACTACTCTCTTGTTGCTAGGTCCCTCATCAATGCAGTGAATAAGACAAAAGATGTAGAATCGTTTGCAAAAATTCTCCATGCTATAAGTAGTAAACCTTTGTCACAGGGTGAAGAAGATGTTGCCGCCAACAACGAGGAAGGTCAAAGtgatgaaaataatgatattcatgAAGTCGGCCGTATTGTGAGGTCGTCTGCCAAGAGTTTGGCTAAACCAGACTTAGTAGAAAAGCTTTTAAGAAGTGTTGACTCTAAAGGTCTGAGAATAACAACTGACACTGCAGAATCAATTGAACAATTTTTAGGAGGAAACATGACAAAGGATTTGTCGCAGTTGTTAACCAAACTATCGACAACTGAGATGGAGCTGGTTCCGATTGAGAGTACTCGGAGACCTGGAGGACCTCGCACTACCGCTCAAATGGAGAATCAACTTGCACAATTGAAAAACAAAGGTGTCAACAATCTATCTCGTATACAGAAACAGCTGCTTGTTGCttacattaaagaaaataatgtgaGCAAGGTGAACAGTTTCTTAGAGGAATTGAAACAATCGAACTTTGAATTAACAACGGCGACGCTGGCTCAGTTATTCGAGTTTTACTGCGAAAATGATGAAGTTGAAAGAGCATTACAATGTAAAAAGCAACTTGCTGAGAAGGAACCAGGCTTTGTTCTAAACAAATTCAAACTAGTACAACTGGCATATGCTCAAATTAGAGCAAACAAATTTGATGAAGCTGTACAAACTTTGGAAAATCACAAACATGATGATAACACAACAGGTTTTATGATAAATTCCAAATGCTGGCAAATGCTAAACACATTAGCTGAACAGAAAAAAGGTGTCGAA GTAAAACAAATGACAAAGACACTTATAGATAACAAATACATTGAGccttcaaatattattttgggcCCATCAATCAAAGTGCACCTACTACAAAACGATGTAGACGGTGCATTGAAAGAGTTTGAGAATTGCTGCAAACAATATAGGAGTACTCCTTGGAAGGGAGAACTGATGAAGTCATTGATCATGAAGGAGGATGCTACTAAACTTCAGTGGTTAGCTGACCTCAGTACTCAG ATTCATGGAGAAGTAAACATCCTGCATGACTTGGTGCTCGCGTTCGTAGAGTGCGGCCGCTTGCGCCAGGCGCGTCGCATCCTCGAGACGCCCGGACTACAGACTCGTCACCGCCGCTTAGATGACGCTTGCCAGAGATACGTAGAG GACGGAAAGTCCGAGTACCTCGAAGGTTTGCTTGAAGCTACGAAAGAATTGTCCAATGTCGACCGTGGTAACATCTTCTACCACCTTCTCGTTACATACTGCAAAGCTGACGAAACTGACAAAGCTCTGGGTCTTTGGACTCTTCTGCAAGAAGAAGGCGAAATACCCAGCGACCAGTTTCTTACACACCTCGGCAATCATTTAATAGCGAAGAAGAGAGAAGTACCATTCGTAATACCGGAAGGTACTTCAGTTGctactaaaaagaaaaaaaatcaaggtGATGTTGTTGAGAAGATCGTGAGCCGGAGAGAACCAACTAAACCGACCAAAAACGACGTATCGACTCATATCGAAACTTTGACCAAGGATGGACAATACTCCCAAGCAATTGATGTGGCTATGAAGTCTATTGAACATGGTGTGGTACCTAAGACAAGTGTGCTGAAATTCTTACTGAAATCTTTAGCTGATGAAGGAAATGTAGAAAAGATACAACAGTTGGGCAAACATGTAAACGATTCCTTAAAACGTCGTGTGACTTACGACGACAAACTGACCATGGCTGTGTTCAATAGAGGCGCTGGACCACAACATATCGATAATGTACTCGAATCAGTTAAAGCTGCTAAGTCTGAAGAGGAATTGGATAATGCGCTTCGAAAATATCCTAGAAGTAGCGCACTTGCAACCGTCGTTCTGGACAGTGAACTCACTGAAAAGT gcAAACAAATAGCCGACATTGCAGCATCGAAAGAAAAGTTCTTACCAGCTAACTTGCTTTGGATGGAATTTATACTGAACGGTAGAGAGAAAGAAGCCGAAGAGATCTGGTCAAAATGGCTGTGCAACGCGCCTGTTGTCGTATTCAGAAGGTTACTGCAAGAGAGTCACACAAGAAAAGAACCggaaaaaattgaaaaacttaTTCAAATATTGAAATCAAACAAGGGATTGTCTCTCTCATCGTTAGGTAATGCCTACTCGCGCCTTATTAATTTCTACATCacggaaaataaaattgatattgctGAGGAAGCTTTCTCAGCGGCACTTAAATTGGGTTTGAAAACGGAACACATGAACAAGAGCACTTTAAAAAGACTGAAAACTACAGTAGAAGAATCAGGAAGAATGTTTAAATAcgagatttaa
- the LOC118265350 gene encoding malate dehydrogenase, cytoplasmic gives MAEPIKVVVTGAAGQIAYSLLYQIASGAVFGPNQPVYLHLLDIAPMMGVLEGVVMELADCALPLLAGVLPTAKPEEAFKDVVAAFLVGAMPRKEGMERKDLLAANVRIFKEQGQALDKVARKDVKVLVVGNPANTNALICSKYAPSIPKENFTAMTRLDQNRAQSQLAAKIGVPVQNVKNVIIWGNHSSTQFPDASNAVVTVGGAQKPVPAAINDDAYLKSTFVTTVQKRGAAVIAARKMSSALSAAKAASDHMRDWFLGSGDRWVSMGVVSDGSYGTPRDVVFSFPVTTANGKWKIVQGLTITDFARQMLDATGKELAEEKQEALDVCKD, from the exons ATG GCTGAACCTATCAAAGTGGTTGTAACCGGTGCTGCTGGCCAGATCGCCTACTCTCTCCTTTACCAGATTGCATCTGGTGCAGTATTTGGTCCCAACCAGCCTGTGTACCTCCACCTTCTTGATATTGCCCCCATGATGGGAGTCCTTGAAGGTGTGGTTATGGAACTGGCTGACTGTGCCTTGCCCCTGCTCGCTGGTGTGCTCCCAACAGCAAAGCCTGAGGAGGCATTCAAAGATGTTGTTGCTGCATTCCTAGTAGGAGCCATGCCCAGGAAAGAGGGCATGGAAAGGAAAGACCTCCTTGCCGCTAATGTTCGCATCTTCAAAGAGCAAGGTCAAGCCCTTGACAAAGTTGCCCGCAAGGATGTCAAAGTACTTGTTGTTGGTAACCCAGCTAACACCAATGCTCTTATTTGCTCAAAGTATGCTCCTTCCATTCCCAAAGAGAACTTCACAGCTATGACCCGTCTTGACCAGAACCGTGCCCAGTCACAGCTGGCAGCTAAGATCGGAGTCCCTGTACAGAATGTTAAGAATGTTATTATTTGGGGCAACCACTCATCAACCCAGTTCCCAGATGCATCAAATGCTGTTGTGACTGTTGGTGGTGCTCAGAAACCAGTCCCTGCTGCTATCAACGATGATGCTTATTTGAAGTCCACATTCGTCACAACAGTTCAGAAGCGTGGTGCTGCCGTCATCGCCGCAAGAAAGATGTCTTCAGCTCTTTCTGCAGCTAAAGCTGCTTCTGATCACATGAGGGATTGGTTCTTGGGAAGTGGAGACCGCTGGGTGAGCATGGGTGTTGTATCCGATGGTTCTTATGGCACTCCTCGTGACGTCGTATTCTCATTCCCAGTCACAACCGCCAATGGCAAATGGAAGATTGTTCAGGGTCTGACCATCACAGACTTTGCGCGCCAAATGCTTGATGCTACAGGCAAGGAACTTGCTGAAGAGAAACAGGAGGCTTTGGATGTCTGCAAGGATTGA
- the LOC118265331 gene encoding nose resistant to fluoxetine protein 6-like, with protein sequence MFSKVIFCVVSISFILVKGHIQQPIPNEALDQDLYRDVIDPELCSEQIDQIRNNTILSMLFADAGIRVPRGVLTGNTLDMGNYHQCLGINLVTETNTELQGKYCMIRVPMNQRYHFPEDFEIPNFDPRLLQLDDETVATLKEYYASKQGMLAMTGIFNDERTSIQNPLSGLSFRLAICIPRSCTTKQAINSYLFNISAIGFQYTDEFCRLPNDKPWVPGDTVAVVVFSIIGLLTLVSTTFDIWQTIILKKDPKTVSVIGRSFSVYTNGRRVMTFTSGANTIECLDGIRALAMMWVVLGHSFSSEPNWSNPLDASTWGTSWQALWVVAATMTVDTFFMLSGFLVVYTTVGKLNSNQLMKNIHLFWLNRLLRMFPLLAAIVLLEATFLNRWTDGPIWTVVEGHVHRCRTSWWSTLLHVQNYMNPTNTCVGQTWYLAIDVQLHILSPIILYWVLMGRKKIAWGALLAGLVAILTAATTYNFIKEFPSTMYSRPDRIMDYSVNYYMNTLTRGSPFFVGMIFGYLVRTEKLVMSKITTTIYWIAAFSLSTFLVYTHYPIGQQDWDNQIGDSLYNSFVRPLWGLYVGCIIYACVNGYGGPINWFLSLSVWKLQSRLSYGMYLFHYGMMAAVNYSAVAPKYFSVESALFKFLAHYTLAFAVTFLMVLVIDAPFSTLIKLILTSPKKTTKKEFDEEPTKEMNKTV encoded by the exons ATGTTTTCCAAAGTGATTTTTTGTGTGGTTtcaattagttttatattagttaAAGGGCACATTCAACAGCCTATACCGAATGAGGCTTTAGATCAGGATCTTTATAGAGATGTGATAGATCCGGAGTTATGTAGTGAACAAATAGATCAAATAAGAAACAATACGATTCTCTCCATGTTGT TTGCTGATGCTGGTATCAGGGTGCCACGAGGCGTGCTTACAGGCAACACTCTTGACATGGGTAACTATCACCAATGTCTGGGCATCAACCTGGTAACAGAAACAAACACCGAACTCCAAGGGAAGTACTGCATGATTCGCGTACCAATGAACCAGAGATATCATTTCCCTGAAGACTTTGAGATACCAAATTTTGACCCAAGACTTCTACAGTTAGACGATGAGACTGTAGCAACTTTGAAGGAATACTATGCTTCCAAACAAGGAATGCTGGCGATGACTGGCATTTTTAATGATGAGAG GACTTCAATACAGAATCCGCTCTCTGGGTTATCATTCAGACTGGCTATATGTATCCCAAGATCATGTACAACTAAGCAAgcaataaattcatatttattcaaCATATCCGCTATTGGTTTTCAATATACTGATGAGTTTTGTCGTCTGCCTAACGACAAGCCGTGGGTGCCAGGCGACACAGTGGCAGT GGTTGTATTCTCAATAATTGGGTTGTTAACTCTTGTTAGCACTACGTTTGATATCTGGCAGacgattattttgaaaaaag ATCCTAAGACAGTGAGTGTTATTGGTAGATCATTTTCTGTCTATACAAATGGTCGTCGTGTGATGACATTTACTTCTGGTGCGAACACGATTGAATGTTTGGACGGCATCAGGGCTCTAGCCATGATGTGGGTGGTCCTTGGCCATTCGTTTTCATCAGAACCAAATTGGTCCAATCCCCTTGATGCATCTACG TGGGGGACATCATGGCAAGCTTTATGGGTGGTGGCAGCAACAATGACCGTGGACACATTTTTCATGTTAAGTGGCTTTCTCGTGGTTTATACTACAGTTGGAAAATTGAATTCTa atcaattaatgaaaaatattcacTTGTTCTGGCTGAATCGACTCTTACGCATGTTTCCCTTACTGGCCGCTATTGTACTCTTAGAAGCTACGTTTCTAAACCGATGGACTGATGGACCCATATGGACTGTCGTGGAAGGCCATGTTCACAGGTGTAGGACATCCTGGTGGTCTACCTTGTTACATGTACAGAATTATATGAATCCCACTAATACG tgcgTCGGTCAGACATGGTATTTAGCAATAGACGTTCAACTCCATATCTTGTCtccaattattttatattgggTTCTAATGGGAAGGAAGAAGATAGCTTGGGGTGCTTTGTTAGCTGGGCTGGTGGCTATTTTGACAGCGGCgactacttataattttatcaagGAATTTCCCTCTACGAtgtatag TCGCCCAGACCGAATAATGGATTATTCAGTCAATTATTACATGAACACGTTGACTCGAGGCTCTCCATTTTTTGTCGGCATGATCTTTGGGTATTTAGTGAGAACTGAAAAACTTGTCATGTCTAAG aTCACAACAACAATTTACTGGATCGCTGCGTTTAGTTTGTCAACGTTTTTAGTGTATACGCACTATCCCATAGGACAACAGGATTGGGACAATCAAATAGGAGATAGTTTATACAACTCCTTCGTCAGACCTCTATGGGGGTTATATGTTGGATGTATTATATATGCTTGTGTCAATGGTTATGGAG gtccTATAAATTGGTTCTTATCACTCAGTGTATGGAAGCTACAATCTCGGTTATCGTATGGAATGTATTTGTTTCACTATGGTATGATGGCTGCCGTCAACTATTCCGCAGTTGCCCCTAAGTATTTCTCTGTAGAATCTGCG